A DNA window from Flavisolibacter ginsenosidimutans contains the following coding sequences:
- a CDS encoding arsenate reductase ArsC, producing MSIRVLFVCIENSNRSQMAQAFAKIHGGNNVEAFSAGSKPSGVVNPKAIAVMKELGYDLTTHDSKSLDEVKAFAPFDAVVTMGCGDACPWMPAKQFIDWQIPDPRHLDGDEFRQVRSLVEQKVKELLNELNVAPASSQR from the coding sequence ATGTCAATTAGAGTTTTGTTCGTTTGCATCGAAAACAGCAACCGCAGCCAGATGGCGCAGGCCTTTGCGAAAATTCATGGTGGCAATAACGTAGAGGCCTTCAGTGCCGGTTCTAAACCGTCCGGCGTTGTTAACCCAAAAGCCATTGCCGTGATGAAAGAGTTAGGCTATGACTTAACAACGCACGATTCAAAATCGTTGGATGAAGTGAAAGCCTTTGCGCCTTTTGATGCAGTGGTAACAATGGGTTGTGGCGATGCTTGTCCGTGGATGCCGGCTAAACAATTCATTGATTGGCAAATTCCCGATCCGCGCCACTTGGACGGCGATGAATTTCGACAAGTAAGAAGTTTAGTAGAACAAAAAGTAAAGGAACTGTTGAATGAATTAAACGTTGCTCCAGCCTCTTCTCAACGCTAA
- a CDS encoding MIP/aquaporin family protein: MKKYFAEFTGTFILVFCGTGAVIVDETQNGSVTHVGIAVTWGLVVMAMIYTFGEKSGAHFNPAVSLAFTVQKTFPLKQLLPYVCSQFGGAISASFVLKFLFPDSQRLGATIPTGTPAQSWVMEVFLTLFLMLTVLGVSERGKEKGLLAGLAVGSVVLLEAMFAGPVSGASMNPARSLAPALASGYLNNVWIYLTAPIAGSVSAVFVHRLLK; the protein is encoded by the coding sequence ATGAAGAAATATTTCGCAGAATTCACCGGGACTTTTATTCTCGTCTTCTGCGGCACCGGCGCGGTCATTGTTGACGAAACGCAAAACGGCAGCGTTACGCACGTTGGTATCGCCGTTACGTGGGGTTTGGTAGTGATGGCAATGATTTACACCTTCGGCGAAAAATCGGGAGCGCATTTTAATCCGGCCGTTAGCCTTGCCTTTACCGTACAAAAAACATTTCCGTTAAAACAATTGCTGCCCTACGTCTGTAGCCAATTCGGCGGCGCTATCAGCGCCAGCTTCGTTTTAAAATTTTTATTTCCCGATTCGCAGCGTTTAGGCGCTACGATTCCGACAGGGACGCCGGCGCAATCCTGGGTGATGGAAGTCTTTCTCACGCTGTTTTTAATGCTAACCGTTCTTGGCGTTTCGGAAAGAGGCAAAGAAAAAGGCCTGCTTGCCGGCCTTGCTGTGGGCTCTGTCGTGTTGCTCGAAGCCATGTTTGCGGGACCGGTCAGTGGCGCTTCTATGAACCCGGCACGTTCACTCGCACCGGCATTGGCCTCGGGTTATTTAAACAATGTATGGATTTATCTCACCGCACCCATTGCCGGCAGCGTGTCGGCTGTTTTTGTTCACCGTTTATTGAAATAG
- the arsN2 gene encoding arsenic resistance N-acetyltransferase ArsN2 has product MNLILVLDKQRAEALSLPGNASLPPSDIDATVELFALQTDNELAGTMGWQTNGTAGLLRSLSVKEDRRRNGFGEALVSFLETHARQSGVRSLYLLTTTAASFFSKQGYVVVNRSEAPLFIQQTTEFKSTCPASATVMKKEL; this is encoded by the coding sequence ATGAACCTCATTCTTGTTTTGGATAAACAACGTGCGGAAGCACTTTCCCTGCCGGGAAATGCTTCACTTCCGCCAAGTGATATTGATGCTACGGTAGAACTGTTTGCCCTGCAAACTGACAATGAACTGGCCGGAACAATGGGTTGGCAAACCAACGGAACGGCTGGCTTGCTGCGCAGCCTTAGTGTGAAAGAAGACAGACGCCGAAATGGATTTGGCGAGGCCTTGGTAAGTTTTTTAGAAACGCACGCCAGGCAAAGCGGCGTGCGTTCGCTTTATTTGCTGACCACTACCGCTGCTTCGTTCTTTTCAAAGCAAGGTTACGTCGTTGTTAACCGCTCCGAAGCGCCGCTTTTCATTCAGCAAACAACGGAGTTCAAGAGCACTTGCCCCGCCTCTGCCACCGTCATGAAAAAAGAACTTTGA
- a CDS encoding ArsR/SmtB family transcription factor has protein sequence MAFHKKEEFGKKEQELAEIAKALSHPARIAILKVLAQKSECICGEIVDVLPLAQSTVSQHLKELKNAGLIEGTLDGPRSCYCINWKAFERFTADMASLFTSLKAKHERACNC, from the coding sequence ATGGCCTTTCACAAAAAAGAAGAATTCGGCAAAAAAGAACAGGAGTTGGCAGAGATTGCCAAAGCCCTGAGTCATCCGGCACGCATTGCTATTTTAAAAGTGCTGGCGCAGAAGAGCGAATGCATTTGCGGGGAGATTGTTGACGTGTTACCGTTGGCGCAGTCAACCGTGTCGCAGCATTTGAAAGAACTGAAGAATGCGGGCCTGATTGAAGGCACGCTGGACGGTCCTCGTTCCTGTTACTGCATTAACTGGAAAGCTTTTGAACGCTTTACCGCAGACATGGCCAGCCTTTTTACCAGCCTGAAAGCAAAGCACGAAAGAGCCTGCAATTGTTGA